The Salinirubellus salinus genome segment CCACGGAACGACGCCGAGCGTTTCGCGGCGGCCGCTCGCGCGGCGGTGGCGGCGCTCGAACGCGGCGAGACGACACTGGTCCACTGCTCGGCGGGGGCCTCACGCAGCGTGTCGGTGGCCGCCGCGGCACTCGCGGTCCACGACGGGACCGACGTTCGCGAGGCGTTCGCTCGCGTCGGCGCGGCCCGCGACGAGGCGGACCCGCACCCGGCGCTCGTCAGGCGGGCGGCGGCGTTCGTGGAGCGGGCCTAGTCGATGGTGAACGACGGTTCCTCCACGTTCTCGGACTTGCACTCCGGGCACCGTGAGGGGCGATTGACGAGGTCGTCGAAGTCGGTGAACCCGCAGTCGCGGCACTCCGGCGGGGCGACGAGGAGTTCCTCGTCGGTGCCCTGCAGCGACGCCGCGATGTGTTCGACGTGCGTGAGCGCCGTGTTCGTGGTGACGCCGAACTCGTTGGCGAGGGTCCCACCCTTCGCGGGTTCGTGACGGAGGTACTCGGCGATGCGCTGGCGGGTGGTCCGTTCGGCACCCTGCATACCACCCGTTCGCGTCGCCCGAACAAGTGCCTTCTCCCCGCCACGGCCCGCGAAACTGTCGAAGGGAAAGGGACTTACCGGCCCGGAGATAGGTCACACGCCATGAGAGCAGTCGTCCTGGCCGGCGGGTACGCCACCCGCCTGTGGCCGATCACGAAACACCGCCCCAAGATGTTCCTCCCCGTCGGCGAGACGACGGTCATCGACCGCATCTTCCGGGAACTGGAGGCCGACGAGCGCATCGAGGAGGTGTTCGTCTCCACCAACGAACGGTTCGCCGCGGACTTCGAGCGGTACCTCGCAGAGAGCGAGTTCGAGAAGCCCACCCTCTCGGTGGAGGAGACCACCGAGGAGGACGAGAAGTTCGGCGTCGTCGGTGCGCTCGCCCAGCTCGTCGACCGCGAGGGCGTGGACGACGACCTGCTCGTCGTCGCCGGCGACAACCTCATCGGCTTCGACCTCTCCGAGTTCGTCGACTTCTTCGAGGCCAAGGAGGGCCCGGTCCTCGCGGCCTACGACGTGGGGAGCAAGGAGAAGGCCCGCTCGTACGGGCTCGTGGAACTCGACGGCGACACCGTCGTGGACTTCCAGGAGAAACCCGACGACCCCAACAGCACGCTCGTATCCATCGCCTGCTACGCGTTCCCGCGTGAGTCCATCCGGTTCGAGGAGTACCTCGAGGGGGGGAACAACCCCGACGAACCCGGCTGGTTCATCCAGTGGCTCGTCGACCGCGAGACCGTCTCGGCGTTCGCGTTCGACGAGGCGTGGTTCGACATCGGCACGCCGGCGTCCTACCTCGAGGCCGTCTCGTGGGCGCTGAACGGGACCAACGTCGTCGCCGAGAGCGCCACGGTCACCGACAGTGTCGTCGACGCGGACTCGCACGTCATGGCCGGCGCCCACGTGGAGAACAGCGTCGTCCGCGGCTCCGTCGTCTTCCCCGGCGCCCGCGTCGTCGACTCGGAGATCCACGACACCATCATCGACGAGCAGACCACCATCGAGAACATGGACCTCGCGGGGGCGTTGATCGGGGCGCACACGCAGCTGACGACCGAAGAATAGAACCCACTTTTTACTCCTCGGGTGCGCTCGCTCCGCTCGCGCACCTCTCGTCGCAAAAACGTGGGGAAAAACTGCGCCGTTCGCGCCTCCGGCGCTCACGGTGGGTAGGTGCGCTGGTGGTCACCGCTCAGCGCCGCGACCGCACAGCCACCGCTCAGCACCGCGACCGCCCTACTCCAGAGACGCGTCCGTCACCTCGACGTGTCCCCGGTCCCCCTCCCACACCGTCTCGTACTCCAGTGCGATACGGCGGTCCATGTGCGGCCCGTCGACGACGAACGTCTCGAACTCGCCGCCTTCGCCCAGCAGGTGGACGCCGTACTCGTCGTGGAGCTCCTCGAGCTCCGCGAGGGCCTCGTGGTCGAGCGTGCGCCCGAGCCACGACTCGTCCAGCCCGTAGGCGGCCACCTGCACGATACGTATCTCGAAGCCCGCGTCGAGCATCTCCTCGGCCAGTTCGCGGGGGGAGCGCTGCCAGAGCGGGGCGAACAGCTGACAGCCGAGCCGGTCGGCCATCGCCCGGATGCGCGAGGTCTGGTACTCGCTCTCGATGGCGCCGGCCGTGACGCCGGCGAGTCCACCGAGCTCGTCGCGGAGTGACTCGAGCGCCCGCTCCATCGGTTCGAGCTCGCGGTCGCCGCGCTCGCCCGAGTCGGTGTCGCGCTCGGCGTCCGCCTCGAAGTCCTCCGGGTGGACGTCAACGAGGTCGATGCCGACGCTCTCGGCGGCGAGCGTGGCGAGGTGCGTCGCCGGCGTGTGGTACATGAACGACTCCCCCCGCGGGTGGACGGTGAGCAGTCGTTCGACGGGGAGGTCGAGCGAGAGTGCGCGGTAGAGCGCCCACGAGGAGTCCTTGCCGCCGGAGAACAGGCTCACCCACGGCCCGCCGCGGTCCCACTCGTAGTCGTGGTCGGTCATGTGGCCCCTCGGTCGGGTCGGGGCTTGTGCCCGTCGCTTCGCCACGGGCGCGGACGAGCGGCCTCGGCCATCGAAACCGGTTTGACGCCGACGCCGGTATGAGGGGTATGGTAGACCTGCGGGTCGTCGGCGTCCTGTTGCTCATCCCGCTCCTGGACGCGATGTTGCTCGTCACGCTCGCCACCTCGATCGGACCGGTGGACCTGGGTGCCGTCGCGACGGTAGCGCTGGTGGTCTTGACGGCGCTCATCGGCCTCCTCCTCGTCCGGGCGGAGGGGCGACACACCCTGCGCAGCCTCCAGTCCAAACTGGCACAGGGGGAGGTCCCGACCGACCAGTTGCTCGACGGGGTACTCCTCCTCGTGGCGGCGGTGCTCCTCTTGACGCCGGGTCTCGTCACGGACCTGCTCGGTATCGTGCTCGTGCTGCCACCGACGCGATACCCCATCCGGGTCCTGCTGAAGAAGTACGTCGTCGTCCCCTACGCCGACGCGAAGGCGGGCGGGATGATATCGGGCGGCGTCTACACTGGCGGGTTCCCCGGCGGGGTGGGTGCCGGCGGCGGCGAGCGCCGCGAGGTGAACCTCGACGAGGACGACTACCGGTTCGAGGACAGCGACCGGAACCGGGGCGAGACGGGCGAGAACTGACTCGCGTTCCGGACGGACGAGCACTTCGGCCCGCCGCTGCTAGACTCCGGCGCCGAGTCCAGCGACGGGGACTGTCCTCGGCCAACCACACGCCTTTGCCCTCGGGGCATCTCTTTCCGATATCGACCTCTTCGCCTCCCGCGCCGCCCGTGACCGCACTCTGCTTCTCGGAGCGGTGGCGCTGGCCGCGCTCGGCCTCTTCGCGCTCTTCGGCTGGCGCTACGTCGGGTGGCTGACCGACGCCGACGCGGTCCGGGCAGCGGTCGACGGGTACGGCCTGCTGACGCCGGTGGTGTACGTCCTCGTCACGGCCGCCGGCATCGTGGTCGCGCCCGTCCCCGGCCCCGCGGTGGCGCTCGCGGGCGGCTACCTGTTCGGGTGGCTGGGCGGCACCGTCTACACGATGGTCGGGGTGACCATCGGCTCCGTCGCCGCCTTCCTGCTCGCGCGCCGCTGGGGGCGCGCGTACGTCGAGCGGGCGTTCACGCCCGACGCGGTCGAACGGTTCGACGACCTCGTCGCCGCGCACGGCGACACCGTGCTGTTCCTCGCGTTCCTCGTCCCCGGGCTCCCCGACGACGCGCTGTGTTTCCTCGCCGGGCTGACGGCCATCCCGTTGCGCCGGTTCGTCCTGCTCGTCGTCGTCGCGCGCACGCCCGCGCACTTGCTGGTCGCCGCGGCTGGCGCGGGCCTCGCCACGGGCGACCTGGAACTGGCCGTCGGGATCCTCGCTGTCCTCGCCGTCCTCGGGCTGCTGGGGTACCGCTACGGCGGACGGATGCTGGGGGCCGGTGGCACGGACCGTGAGACCGCGGCACGCCGCTGAGGGGTCGCGGCTGCTCCCGAAACGATACCCTTAAACGAATCACGGCGGTACGGTGGAATGCGCTCATCTAGGGCCAGTAGCTCAGCTAGGTACGAGCGCTCGGCTGATAACCGGGAGGCCCTCGGTTCAAATCCGAGCTGGCCCACTTCTCGGTCTGACTCACACCGTGAGCACCGCGGAGCGTGTGCGAGCCAGTGCGTCGCCGACCACTCCACTTCAACACCCTCCGTCCAGAGGCCCAACGACCGTGCCCGAGACCGCCGACGGGCGATCGTGTGACACTCACCTTCCCGAGTGAAGCGTGGTTCGCCGCGTATGGCGAGCGCATCGACGAGAGGGAGGCGGACGCCGAGTCCGCCAGCGACTGGGGCGTCGGGTTCGACGGCGACTTCCTGTTCGTGATGACCGACGTGCCCGTGGCGTCGGTGTCCGACGAGTTGCCCGAGGACCTCGCCGCGGAGATGGACACGCACATCGAGGACGGCACGGGCTACGGGTACCTCGGGCTCGAGGCCGGGGTGTGTACCCGCGCGGAGTTCGTCGCACCCGACGACCCCGCGGTCGAGCAGGCGGGTTTCGTGATGGCCGCGAGCCGAGATGATCACCGAGCGGTACGGCTGAACGGCGGCTTCGGACTCCTCGAAGACCGAGACGACCGTCGTGCTGGCTACGGAGTGGGTCTGCTCGGCGGTCGGAGGCACTACTGTACGGCACCACGCCGGTATGCGACGTCTGCCGACGGAACTCCCACGATTTTGTCGTCGTGACCACGCCGACGGCGACGGTCACGAGCGTGAACACCGCCGGACTCGCGTTCTCGGTACGACCCACGGCCACCGAGAGCGGCTCCGGACTCACCGACGCTGGACTTTCTGATGCAGGGTCCTCTCTCGACCCCAAGCCCGCGTACGAACCGTCTCGCGTCGGTTCACCTCGCTCTCCACGTTTCGGGGCCCGGACTGGTCGGCGAATCCTGACCCCGGTCGGGGGACGTCGGCCGAGTCGGAGAGGCTTGCACTCGAAGGGGTAACGGGGGAGAGAGTCGGAGCGTTAGGTGGGACTGCAATGTCCCTTGCAGAGACGGTCGGGAAGATCGACCACCTGAGCGGAGAACAGCGCGAGTGCATCGAGAACTGTAACGAAGCCGCCCAGACCAGCGAGTGGTGCGCCGACGAGTGTCTCGGTGAGGAGGAGATGGAGCGATGCGCCCGGCTCTGCCGGGACGTCGCCGACATCGCCTCGTTGCACGCCCGATTCATGGCCCGCGATTCGGAGTACAGCGGCCACCTCGCCGAGGCCTGCGCGGAGGTCTGTGAGGCCTGCGCCGAGGAGTGCCGCCAGCACGATCACGGCCACTGTCAGGTCAACGCCGACGTCCTCGCCGACTGCGCCGAGAGTTGCCGGCAGATGGTCTGAACGCGGTACCGGACTCGGAACGTCCGGGCGTGACGGGTCGGACACCACACGACCTTCCGTTCGTCCTCCTATCGAGGAGTGTTCCGTGGCCGGGCCGCCCCTTCGCTACAGCGTCGGCCAACCGAACTACCGAACGACGGCCGGGGGGTGCGTGTCGACTACACGGGTGTATGCAGTGACGTCTGTTCGGCGCGTCGTTCGGCGTTCTCCGTGTACGCCGAGTGCTCGGTCGGTTCCTTGCCGACGACGAGCTTCTGTCTCTCCGTCGTCCCGTCCGGGATGGTCAGGGTGCGGGCGTCGCGGTAGTACCGTTCGAGGCGGTTCCCGGTCTTCAGGCCCTCGCCACCGTGGACTGGAGCGCCGAGTCGGCCACGTCGACGGCCCGCTCGCAGCAGAACCCCTTGGCGAGCGAGGTGAGCCGGCGGACGTCCTCCGAGCCCTCCTGCAGGGCCTCTGCCGCCGTCCGGGCGAGACCCCGAGAAGCCTCCAGATCGGCGTTCATGTCGTAGAGGTGGCTCTGGACGAGCTGGTGTTGCGCGATGGGCTTGCCGAACGTCTCGCGCTGCTGGACGTACTCGAGCGCCTCGGCGAACGCGGCCTCCATGATGCCGATGCCCATGTAGGCCATCCCCGTCCGCATGAACGAGAACGTCGCGTTCAGCGGCTTCTGTCGGGCGAACAGGTCGGTGACGCTCTCGGGGAACGGGACGATCTCGGTCAGCTCGTGGCCGTCGACCATCGCGTTGCCGACGATGTTCGTCAGTTTGTTCTCGGCGGGCACGCGCACCTCGTCGAACTCCATCCGGGCGTTGTAGACACCTTTCCAGCCGAGCTTGTCGAGCGGCTCGGCCTCCCACGGGCTGTTCTCCCGACTCACGAGGAACGTGTCGGAGGCGCCGATCTCGGTGTCCTCGGCGACGACGAGCGCCACGTCCGCGATACCGCCGTTGCCGACCCACGTCTTCGACCCCTCGAGGACGTACTCGTCGCCGTCCCTGTGGGCCTTCCTTCGCGGGCGGGCCGTGTCGGAGCCACTGTCCGGCTCCGAGACGGCGAGACAGGCGATGCACTCCCCGCGCTGGAGCTTGTCGAGTTCCGCGGCCCGCGTCGACTCGGCGGCGTGCTGGACGAACAGGGCCGGGAACGACAGCTGGATGGTGACGTTGAGCGACGGCCACACCCGCGATATCTCCTCGCTGGCGACGGCGAACCGCGGCAGGTCGTCGAAGTACTGCGGCGCCGTCTCGGGGTTGAACCCGACGCCGAGTTCGCGCAGGTCCCGCAGATAGGCCACGAGTTCGTCGCGGGCCATCGGGCCGTTCCGGTCGGCCTCGTCGACGACCGGTTCGATTTCCTCCTCGAGGTAGTCACGGAGGGCTGCTCTGAACGCCGCCGTGTCGTCGAACATCACCTCGTGGTCCGGCCGGGCGGGCAAGCGACTATCCCGTCACATCGGAGGCCCTTGACGTGGGACGGTCACGCTCGGCGATACACTCCCGCGCCGTGGGACCCAGCCCGCGGCTCTAACGTCCCGGTGAGCCAACGTCGTGGCGGGTGAAGATCATGACCAGAGAACTCAGACGATGGCACCGCTGGTCGACGGTCGCCATCCTCGCCTTTTCGGTCGGCTCGTCGCTCGTCGGACTGCTCCGCCCCGGCCACTACCGGGCGCCGCCCGACATCGCCCTCTCCTACCAGATCCAGGACCTCACCGTACTCCTCGTCGGGGTGCCCGTGCTCGCCGTCGGGCTGTGGTCCGCCGCCCGTGGCTCGCCGCGCGGCCGTCTCGTCTGGCTCGGGGGGATGGCGTTCATGACGTACATCTGGGCGTCCGCCGCCATCCAGATACCCTACAACGAGCTGTTCCTCGTCTACGTCGCGCTGTTCGGGCTCTCGCTGTTCACGTTCGTCGGCGGGATGTGGAGCACCGACCCGGAGCGCATCCGCCGGCGGCTGGAGGGGCGCGTCGACCCCGCGCTGTACGCCGGGGCGCTGTTCGTCGTCGGGCTGGGTCTCGCCGCGCTGTGGCTCTCTGACATCCTGCCGGCGCTCCTCCAGGGGACGACCCCCACCATCGTCGAGGAGTCGGGGCCGCAGGCCTTGACGAGCCACGTCGTCGACCTCGGGGTCGTGGTGCCCTCGATACTCCTCGCCGCCGTGTGGCTCTATCGACGGCGCACGTGGGGCTACGTCCTCGCCGGTGTCGTGCTGATACTCGGCGCGACGCTCGCGGCCCCCATCGGCCTGATGACGCTCGTCCTGCTGACGGGCGAGACGGTGACGGTCAGCCCCGTCGCTGCGTTCTTCACCTTCCTGCCAATCGTCGTCTCGGCGTTGCTGGCCGTGGCGTACGTCCGGTCGATGAGTGGCTCCGGCGGAATCCCCGGCGACGGTGAGGGTGCCCAGTCGACCTGAACGCCCGCGGCTACCCGTAGATGTCGTCCAGCAGGTCTTGGTGCTCCTTCGAGATGTGCCGGCGCTTCTTCTTCATCGACGGGGTGAGCAGGCCGTTGTCCGCGGTCCACTCCTTCGAGACCAGCCGGAACTCCTTGACCCGTCCCGACTTGTCGAACCGCTCGTTCGCCTCGGTGACGGCCGCCTCGACCCAGCCACGGACCGTCGCGTCCTCGCAGCGAGCGCCCTCGTCGTCGGGCAGGTCGTACCCCTCGCGCTCGGCCCTGCGCTCGAGTTCGGCCGCGTCCGGGACGACGATGGCGCCGATGAACTTCTGGTCGTCGCCGACGACCATCGCCTGCGCGACGACGTCCTGCGTCGTCAGCGCGTCCTCGATCGGCTGGGGCGCCACGTTCTTCCCGGTGTCGAGCACGATGAGTTGCTTGAGCCGGTCGCGGTAGGTGAGGTAGCCGTCGTCGGACTGCTCGACGAGGTCACCCGTCCGGAACCACCGCTCACCGTCCATCTCGGTGAAGGCTCCCTGCGTCTCGCCGGGCTTCTCCCAGTAGCCCTGCGTGACGTTCGGCCCGTTCACGAGCAGTTCGCCGAGGCTCCCCTCGGCCTCGGCCTGTTCGTCCTCGTCGACGACGCTCTCGTCGATGTGGACGTCGACGTTCGCGAGCGGCGGGCCGAGCGACCCGTGTCGCGGCGCCTCGGGCGGACTGACGCTCACGACGGGTGACGTCTCGGTGAGGCCGTACCCCTGGTTGATGGGCAGACCCATCCCGTCGAACAGCTCCGTGAGCTCCTGCGGGATGGAGCCGCCGCCGGAGATGAGCGCCTCGACGCGGCCGCCGACACCCTCGCGGACCTGCGAGAACACGAGGCTGTCGGCGATGGCGCGCTTGACCTTCAGGTCGAGGCCGACCGGGTCGTCGGTCCGTTTCACCTCGCCGTAGTCACGCGCCACGTCGAGCGCCCACTGGAAGATGCGCCCGCGGGTGCCGTCGCCGGCCTGCTCGCGCATCTGGGCGTAGATGCGCTCGTAGACGCGCGGGACGCTGTTGACGCCCGAGGGCGCCACGGCCTCCATGTCGTCGCCGACGGTGTCGGTGGACTCGGCGTAGGCGACGGTGCCACCGGAGCCGAAGATGAGGAAGTGGCCCGCCATCCGCTCGAAGACGTGGGCCAGCGGGAGGAACGAGAGCATCCGTATCTCCTCGTCGATGACGGGGACGTCGTCGCCCTTGTCGGGTCGCGGGCCGAACCGCTTGCGGACGCCCGCGACGTTCGACCGGAAGTTCCGGTGGGTGAGCTGGACGCCCTTGGGCTGGCCCGTCGTCCCGGAGGTGTAGACGAGCGAGGCGAGGTCGTCGGGGTCGCGCTCGACCGGGATGCCGTCCCGGTCGGCCTCCCGACCGAGCCGGTAGACGTCCGCGAGCGTGAGCACGTCCTCGCGGTCGCTCTCGTACTCGTCGACGACGACGACGAACTCGAGGTCGAGTTCGTCCTCGACGGAGAGGACCCGTTCGAGCAGTTCCTCGTTCTCGACGACGACGCCGTCGGCGTCCGGGTCGTCGAGCAGATACTGGATGCGTTCGGGTTCGGACTCGGTGTAGACGGTGGTGACCACCGCGCCGGCCGAGAGGAGCGCGAAGTCCGACTGCGCCCACTCCATCCGGGTGTTGGCGTGGATGCCGACCCGGTCGCCGGGTTCGACGCCGAGTTCGCGGAACCCCGCGGCGAGCCGCTCGACGATACCCGCCATCTCGGCGTAGGTGAGCGACGCCCACTCTCCCTCCAGCGCGGCGTGGAACGCCAGCCCCGAGAGCGAGCGGTCGTAGACCCCACCCTTGTACCACTGGGCGTCGCGGCTGCCGTGGCGCTCGGCGGCCGCGAAGAACAGCTCGGGGAGCGTCCCGTCCTCGGTGACGTAGTCCTCGTACTCCCGCTCGGCGCGTCGCCAGTCCGGCTCTCCTGTCATCGTTCGCTCCCCACGAGCCGCTCGTGCACTGTGTTTTCCCCGTTCATGCTTGGCGCTTCTTGTGTCGGGGAGCCTGAAAAGCGACCCGGAACTCCCGGCAGAAGGGGTATCTATCCCCCTGCGAAGGGTGGGGTATGCGATTCATCGACTTCCGACTGGTCCCACCCAACGGCGGGTTCCACCCGGCCGAGCGGGTGGTCGGTGAGGACCCGACCATCCGGCGGGTCGCCATCCACCAGTTCCGCACGCTCGACGACGGGACCGCCGTCGCGATGTTCGAGTCGGTTGGCGACGCCGCGCGGGCGGCCGAACTCCTCGAGGCCGAGCCCTCGGTCCACTCGTTCGACATCGCGACCACCGGCGGCGACCGGCTGTACGCCCACTGCCACGTCGACGTGGCCGACGGCGTCGCCCGCGTGTTCGGTATCGCCGAGCGCCACGAACTCGTCCTCGACATGCCGATGCGCTACGCCGAGCGCGGCGGCCTCGAGATACGCGCCATCGGCAAGTACGAGACGTTCCGCGACGCGATGCAGGAGATCCCAGAGTCCGTGGCGTTCACGCTCCTCCGGACCGGCGAGTACGCCCCCGGCGCCGAGGGGTTCTTCCAGCGACTCACGCCCCGGCAACAGGAGACGCTCCGGACGGCCGTCGAGGTGGGCTACTACCAGGAGCCACGGCGCGTCACCTACCAGGACATCGCCGACCGCATGCACATCTCGGCGGGGACCGTCGGCGAGCACCTCCGGAAGATCGAGGCGAAGATACTGACGAACGTGGTGCCCGAGCGCCAGCCACGGGCCGTCACCGACGGCTCGGGCGAGCGGTAGGCGTCGTCGGGACCGGGCCGCGTCGCTCGTGGCGTCGTTCCCCCGAGAAGTGGGCGGGGGCCGGGCGGACCGCCGCGACCGTTCAGATGTGGTCGCGCTCTTCGAGTCCGTCCAGCAGCGCCTCGACGAGGTCGTCGACGCTGTCGTAGGGGTAGTCGGCCTCGCCCTGCGCGCGCTGGTTCAGCTCCATCGCGGTGATGGTCTCCTCACCGACGTCGAACCGTGTCGCCGGGCCGTTCGGAAGGGCCGGGACGAGGTCCATCGGGCTGTTGACCGGGTAGTCGGCTCCCTCGAACGCTTCCACGAACTGCTCTCGAACCGCCTCTCTGTCTGGCATCACTCTCCCGTACGACACGGTGACGGGTGTGTCTGTCCCCGCCGAACGGAGGCCCATCAAGTGGTTCGGAGGTCGCTCCCCGAGCTGTGAGAGGGCTTCTGGAGTCGCCCTCAGCGCCCGCCGCGGACCGCCCCGAGCAGCAGTTTCGGGAGCTGGAACAGGACCGCCGGGAACGTCATCCCGAGCTGTTCCATCACCTCGCG includes the following:
- a CDS encoding dual specificity protein phosphatase family protein gives rise to the protein MDRVTPNLYVGSLADAGDVATLHDAGVETVIRLTHETPSDAPTDPRVHARPMVDGPRNDAERFAAAARAAVAALERGETTLVHCSAGASRSVSVAAAALAVHDGTDVREAFARVGAARDEADPHPALVRRAAAFVERA
- a CDS encoding transcriptional regulator, whose product is MQGAERTTRQRIAEYLRHEPAKGGTLANEFGVTTNTALTHVEHIAASLQGTDEELLVAPPECRDCGFTDFDDLVNRPSRCPECKSENVEEPSFTID
- a CDS encoding NDP-sugar synthase yields the protein MRAVVLAGGYATRLWPITKHRPKMFLPVGETTVIDRIFRELEADERIEEVFVSTNERFAADFERYLAESEFEKPTLSVEETTEEDEKFGVVGALAQLVDREGVDDDLLVVAGDNLIGFDLSEFVDFFEAKEGPVLAAYDVGSKEKARSYGLVELDGDTVVDFQEKPDDPNSTLVSIACYAFPRESIRFEEYLEGGNNPDEPGWFIQWLVDRETVSAFAFDEAWFDIGTPASYLEAVSWALNGTNVVAESATVTDSVVDADSHVMAGAHVENSVVRGSVVFPGARVVDSEIHDTIIDEQTTIENMDLAGALIGAHTQLTTEE
- a CDS encoding diphthine--ammonia ligase, encoding MTDHDYEWDRGGPWVSLFSGGKDSSWALYRALSLDLPVERLLTVHPRGESFMYHTPATHLATLAAESVGIDLVDVHPEDFEADAERDTDSGERGDRELEPMERALESLRDELGGLAGVTAGAIESEYQTSRIRAMADRLGCQLFAPLWQRSPRELAEEMLDAGFEIRIVQVAAYGLDESWLGRTLDHEALAELEELHDEYGVHLLGEGGEFETFVVDGPHMDRRIALEYETVWEGDRGHVEVTDASLE
- a CDS encoding FxsA family protein, with amino-acid sequence MVDLRVVGVLLLIPLLDAMLLVTLATSIGPVDLGAVATVALVVLTALIGLLLVRAEGRHTLRSLQSKLAQGEVPTDQLLDGVLLLVAAVLLLTPGLVTDLLGIVLVLPPTRYPIRVLLKKYVVVPYADAKAGGMISGGVYTGGFPGGVGAGGGERREVNLDEDDYRFEDSDRNRGETGEN
- a CDS encoding TVP38/TMEM64 family protein → MALAALGLFALFGWRYVGWLTDADAVRAAVDGYGLLTPVVYVLVTAAGIVVAPVPGPAVALAGGYLFGWLGGTVYTMVGVTIGSVAAFLLARRWGRAYVERAFTPDAVERFDDLVAAHGDTVLFLAFLVPGLPDDALCFLAGLTAIPLRRFVLLVVVARTPAHLLVAAAGAGLATGDLELAVGILAVLAVLGLLGYRYGGRMLGAGGTDRETAARR
- a CDS encoding four-helix bundle copper-binding protein, producing the protein MSLAETVGKIDHLSGEQRECIENCNEAAQTSEWCADECLGEEEMERCARLCRDVADIASLHARFMARDSEYSGHLAEACAEVCEACAEECRQHDHGHCQVNADVLADCAESCRQMV
- a CDS encoding AMP-dependent synthetase/ligase, encoding MTGEPDWRRAEREYEDYVTEDGTLPELFFAAAERHGSRDAQWYKGGVYDRSLSGLAFHAALEGEWASLTYAEMAGIVERLAAGFRELGVEPGDRVGIHANTRMEWAQSDFALLSAGAVVTTVYTESEPERIQYLLDDPDADGVVVENEELLERVLSVEDELDLEFVVVVDEYESDREDVLTLADVYRLGREADRDGIPVERDPDDLASLVYTSGTTGQPKGVQLTHRNFRSNVAGVRKRFGPRPDKGDDVPVIDEEIRMLSFLPLAHVFERMAGHFLIFGSGGTVAYAESTDTVGDDMEAVAPSGVNSVPRVYERIYAQMREQAGDGTRGRIFQWALDVARDYGEVKRTDDPVGLDLKVKRAIADSLVFSQVREGVGGRVEALISGGGSIPQELTELFDGMGLPINQGYGLTETSPVVSVSPPEAPRHGSLGPPLANVDVHIDESVVDEDEQAEAEGSLGELLVNGPNVTQGYWEKPGETQGAFTEMDGERWFRTGDLVEQSDDGYLTYRDRLKQLIVLDTGKNVAPQPIEDALTTQDVVAQAMVVGDDQKFIGAIVVPDAAELERRAEREGYDLPDDEGARCEDATVRGWVEAAVTEANERFDKSGRVKEFRLVSKEWTADNGLLTPSMKKKRRHISKEHQDLLDDIYG
- a CDS encoding helix-turn-helix domain-containing protein encodes the protein MRFIDFRLVPPNGGFHPAERVVGEDPTIRRVAIHQFRTLDDGTAVAMFESVGDAARAAELLEAEPSVHSFDIATTGGDRLYAHCHVDVADGVARVFGIAERHELVLDMPMRYAERGGLEIRAIGKYETFRDAMQEIPESVAFTLLRTGEYAPGAEGFFQRLTPRQQETLRTAVEVGYYQEPRRVTYQDIADRMHISAGTVGEHLRKIEAKILTNVVPERQPRAVTDGSGER
- a CDS encoding MTH865 family protein: MPDREAVREQFVEAFEGADYPVNSPMDLVPALPNGPATRFDVGEETITAMELNQRAQGEADYPYDSVDDLVEALLDGLEERDHI